A section of the Terriglobia bacterium genome encodes:
- a CDS encoding Ig-like domain-containing protein, translated as MRQTAILMMLTLGLAGCSQQPAKNAGPQAKAFGTAIVVSSGDKQVAASGMALDQAVVVQVNDAQGSAVAGAAVTLAGPSGASFQPASGLTDASGQFTAAISLGSSGRYQLTASTPDKSGKAVSVNITAVSLGYEQTLGRQLSTQYCTRCHDPESTPERVSNFDNLDPKPHAFTEGETLNKLADTDLTAIIGHGGPALSKSPSMPPYGYTLSSAEIRALVAYIRAVQDPPYRTPGVVYAQK; from the coding sequence ATGAGACAGACAGCCATCTTGATGATGCTCACGCTCGGACTGGCGGGCTGCTCGCAGCAGCCGGCAAAGAACGCCGGTCCGCAAGCGAAAGCCTTCGGCACGGCCATCGTGGTCTCGAGCGGCGACAAGCAGGTCGCGGCCAGCGGCATGGCGCTCGACCAGGCCGTGGTCGTGCAAGTGAACGACGCGCAGGGAAGCGCCGTTGCGGGTGCAGCGGTCACATTGGCCGGCCCGTCGGGCGCGAGCTTTCAGCCAGCGTCGGGACTCACCGACGCCAGCGGGCAGTTCACTGCGGCGATCTCTCTGGGAAGTTCCGGGCGCTACCAATTGACTGCCAGCACACCGGACAAGAGCGGCAAAGCGGTGTCAGTCAACATAACGGCAGTTTCGCTGGGCTACGAGCAGACGCTGGGGCGGCAGCTCAGCACGCAGTACTGCACCCGCTGCCACGATCCCGAGTCCACGCCCGAGCGGGTGTCGAATTTCGACAACCTCGACCCCAAGCCGCACGCCTTCACCGAGGGCGAGACGCTCAACAAGCTCGCGGACACCGACCTGACGGCGATCATCGGTCACGGCGGCCCGGCGCTGAGCAAGTCGCCCAGCATGCCGCCATACGGATACACGCTTTCCAGCGCCGAGATCCGCGCGCTGGTGGCGTACATACGCGCGGTCCAGGACCCTCCCTATCGCACACCCGGGGTGGTGTATGCGCAGAAGTAG